ATAGCCGTTTGGCGAGAAGACATAGACCATGAGTTTGCCGTTCTCCTTACTTTCGGCATTCTTGAATTCCTCCTTCATCAACTCTACCAGGGCTTGAATAGCCTCAGCGCGATAAATCACCAACATTCGTTTAGTTCCATCATTGCTCTCGAAATAGCGAGCAATCTTGTTGTTGATGTTCTTGCCAGCAAATGGCTTCTCGATATATGTATCGTTGTGGATGCAAAGCATATCTGTAGAGAGTGCCATCAAATTACGCAGATTCTTCGGACTCTTATCACGAGGCACAAACTTCGTCTTGTAATAACGAAGGTTGTTGCGGGTTAAGCCAGGAACCTGAGTATGTCCCTTAATAGTTGTATAACCATTAATAACTTTATAGATGCGTGGATGAGCAACTTCTTCACAAATGTTATTCTCATTATTAGTAGCAAGAATACCTTTTCGATGTCCTCCATCACCATCATTCATTTTCATAATAGCGTCTAATGTTGTGGCACTACCTGCAAAGAAATCTAGCACAGTAATATCAGATGGCTTCTCTGTTATAGCAATCAAATATGCTATCAATTCCCATGGCTTACTAAATGGGAAATCAATTCCCATATTATTTAAATATGTAGTGGCAGAAGAGTTTAAATAATCATAGATTACATCATCTGGTAGGTTATAATCAATATCACCATCAGTTTCTTCATCCTCATATTTTTTCTCATAAACGTTCCAATCCGTATGATTTCCATATGAATCAATCAAAGGAGATTTTTTTGATTCAGAGAACATTATGCGATCTTTCTTTGCAAGATAAGATTGATAAGACCAACGCCAAACTTTATCTGCTCTTGTCGCAGGAGCTATATGAGCAGCATCTTCATTTTCTAAAGGCATAGTATGACCAGGAGGCAATATTAATGTGCCATCAGGAGCCTCTATATAATAACGTTGATTCTTACAACCTCTCAAAGGATCTAAAGAAGCTTGAAATAAAGAATGTGCTTTACGAAAGTTTCTTCCATTTTCATCAACTAAAGGATATTCTTTCACTTGAAATTCCTTTGTATGAAATCCTTTTACCATTTCTGTATTTTTGCAATACACCAAGATATAATCTTTTGTAGGTCTAAAATAAGTACCTTGCTTTGAGCCAGATTTAGCAATTCGTGGTAAAAAGCCTAAGCATTGACGTGAAAATATTTCATCACAAAGAATTTTCAATTGTGATACCTCATCATCTCCAATAGAGATAAAGATAACACCATCTTCTTTCAATAAAGATTTAGCTATCTTCAATCGCTTATTCATAAATGACAGCCACTTACTATTATAATAGGCATCTTCTTTATCTACATAAGCATCATTATATTTAAAATCCTTATTGCCAGTATTATAAGGTGGATCGATATAAATGACATCAATCTTTCCTGCATGGGTATAGCTAAGGGCTGTAAGGGCTTCGAGGTTATCACCTTCAATAAGAATATGGTTTGGAGCCTCAGCGTCATCGCTGAGGATGGCACGTTCAGGTACTTCAACAAGCACAGGCTGGTCATCAAGCATTCTTTGCTCTATATCCTCAGGTTTGTCTTCCCAAACCAAACCATACTTTTTCTTCGAACGAAGAAGCTGAAACAACTCCGATTTCTCATCATTTGTAAGACCTTCCAGCTCATTTATCTTCTTTGCGAGTTCGTATTTGTTCATAAAGATAGCTACATTATTTTGTATGCTCACCCCTATTAGCAAATACATAATAATTTTATTCTGTTTTCATTTCTCTGCAAACCTACAATCTTCCCATAAGCCGACAGAAACTATCTTAAAAGAAATTGGCGCAGGGGTGTCATTACTCCTTTAACGTTCTTGCAAAACTGGAGGTTTAGGAGACCCGTGACTTAACAAGAACAAGAAGCAAGAGGACACACCTACGCCAACATGGTATATATGTATGTAGCACAAGGCACACCCTTCCTATACGAAAGGGCGCACTTGTGCCGTGTATATATACACGTTATGTAGGCGTCCACTGCCATCTCTCTCCGATAAGTCACTTGAAGTTCCTAATTTCCAGTTTATCAGAAGCGAAACGTAGTAAACGTCTAATTCTAAAAGATATAGCCAATCCCCAGACTTTTCAGCCAGCATCCCTTTGCCAGCCATCTCGGAAATGACGCTACAAAATTAACGAAAAGAATTGGAAATGCCAAAGAAAAGAACGACTTTCTTTAGTTTAAGATACAAAAAAGCCTTTCAGCATCTGAAATACTAAAAGGCAAATTTTATTCTAAGACAGTTTGAAGTTCTAATATTATAGCACTGTCAGAACTATTCCTCCTCTTCTCTAAGTCTTTTCAAAAATTCATCAGCATCCATCGGCTTAGTCCCATTCTTCTTATGAGCTTCCAGTTCATCAAGAGCACGGTTGAGGCTTTCTGCCACATAGGCTTCCTGCTCTGCCTGGCTCATATAAGTTTCCTGGTAACTGTTTCCTGATTTGGAGATAGAACTGGCTAATTTATCAGCATAGTCTTTGAGCTTGGCGACAAATTCGTCAAGCGTATATTGACCTGTAGAAGGTACTTGAAACTGAATATTAATCGTTTCCATCTTATTCCTTTCTTTTAAATTAACGCCACAAAATTAACGAAAAGATTTGGAAATGCCAAAGAAAAGAACGACTTTCTTTAGTTTAAGATACGAAAAACATTCAACAACAGATTTTGAATGTAGCAAGCTACATGATACAAATAAAATATGTAATCTGCAAGATGCATCATTTTTTCCTTTTCAACCCAGCCTAATAAAACAAGGGAACGAACTGCATCGCAACGCAGCCCGCTCCCTTATCTATACAGATGATTGAATTTAATCAACCTTTTCGATAATCTTCATTCCCTCTTCCACTGCCTGCATGTTCAGCGGAATCAAACCATGATGGCGCTCTGGCAATGACTTGTAAAGCGCCTTGTTCAAACCATCGGTGCTCACAACAGGACAAACCTTCAGCAGACCGCCCAAAACAATCATATTGAACACCTTGGAGTTTTTCATCTCGGCAGCCTTGTCCATCGCATCAATGCGATAAATGGTGATGTCCTTGCGCTGTGGAGGATTCATCACACCATAGCCATCATAAATCAGGATGCCGCCTGGCTTAATCTTCGGCTCAAACTTGTCGAGCGACGGCTGGTTGAGCACGATGGCTACATCATAATGGCTCAGGATAGGCGAAGAGATGCGACTGTCGCTCACAATGACCGTTACATTAGCTGTACCGCCACGCTGCTCTGGTCCGTAAGCAGGCATCCAGGTTACCTCCTTATCCTCCATCAGTCCTGAATAAGCCAGAATCTTTCCCATAGAGAGAACACCCTGACCGCCAAAACCGGATATAATGATTTCTGTCTTCATTGTTCTAATCTTTTGTAAATGCCAAATTCAACATTCAACATTCAACATTCAACATTACATGTTCGTTGTATCCTTCAGGTCACCCTTAGGATACTGCTTAAACATGTTCTCTTCCATCCACTTGTTAGCCTCAACAGGTGAGAGTTTCCAACCGCTGTTGCAGGTAGAAACAATCTCTACCAGGCTGGAGCCCTTGCCCTGCATGCTTGCCTCGAACGCCTTGCGGATAGCCTTCTTTGCCTTCTTGATGCTTGCCACGGTCTCCACACTCTGGCGGGTTACATAACAAGTACCCTGCAGATGGCTTGCCAACTCGGTAATATTGAGTGGATAACCATGAAGATCAGCCTCTCTACCATAAGGACAGGTAGCAGTCTTCTGACCCAAAAGCGTGGTTGGAGCCATCTGACCGCCGGTCATACCATAGATGGCATTATTGATGAAGATGATGGCGATATGCTCACCACGGTTCAGGGCGTGGATAGTTTCGCAGGTACCGATGCACGCCAAATCGCCATCGCCCTGATAAGTGAAGACAAGACGATCAGGCCACAAGCGCTTGATACCCGTAGCTACAGCAGGTGCACGACCATGAGCAGCCTCCTGCCAGTCAATATCCAAATAGCGATAAGCAAAGACAGCGCAGCCCACCGGACATACGCCTACCGTCTTATCCTCCATGCCCATCTCCTCGATAACCTCGGCAACGAGCTTATGAACTACGCCATGCGAACACCCCGGGCAATAGTGCATCGGGGTATCGTTCATCAGCGTAGGCTTCTTATATACCAGATTCTCTGGTGAAATAATATCATTCATTTTATTTAATTTATAGTTAATAGTTTACAGTTTATAGGAGGCTATACCCTATCAACTGTTAACTATTAACTGTTAACTGTTTTAATGCTTCAACGATTTCCTCCGGCTCCGGTACGATACCGCCCAGACGACCAAAGTGCTCCACAGGAGTCTGACCATTCACAGCCAGTCGCACATCCTGAACCATCTGACCGGCATTGATTTCTACAACCAGAATGCCCTTCTTGGTCTTGGCGAGTTCATGAATCTCCTTTTCAGGGAAAGGCCAGAGGGTGATAGGACGGAACAATCCTACCTTGATGCCCTGCTCACGCGCACTCTCGATGCTCTTCTCGGCAATACGTGCCGCACTACCGAAGGCTACAATAACATAGTCGGCATCATCCATCTGCTCGGTTTCATAACGAACCTCGGTTTCACGGATTTTTCTGTATTTCTCCTGAAGAGCAATATTGCGCTCCTCCATCACCTCAGGCTTGAGTTCCAGAGAGGTCATGATGTTGACTGGACGATTCTTCGGACGGCCGATGGTAGCCCAAGGACATTCCTTCGCAATCTCCTCCTCGGTACGTCGAGGCTTGACAGGAGGCAGAACCACCTTCTCCATCATCTGACCAATGACACCATCGCTCAGAATCATCGCAGGATTGCGATACTTAAAGGCAAGCGTAAAGGCGAGATCAACGAAATCAGCCATCTCCTGAACAGATGCAGGAGCCAGCACAATCACATTATAGTCGCCATTACCACCACCGCGGGTAGCCTGGAAATAATCACTCTGGGATGGCTGGATGGTACCCAGACCCGGACCGCCACGCTGCACATTGACGATAACGCCCGGAATCTCAGCACCTGCCATGTAAGAGATACCCTCTTGCATCAAAGCCACACCCGGACTTGAAGAAGTGGTAATGACACGCTTACCGGCACCGGCGCCACCATAAACCATGTTGATAGCCGCCACCTCACTTTCAGCCTGCAGAACCACCATACCTGATGTTTCCCATGGCTTGAGCAGAGCCAGCGTCTCTATAATCTCACTTTGAGGTGTGATAGGATAGCCGAAGAAACCATCCACACCACATCTGATACAGGCATGGGCTATCGCCTCATTGCCTTTCATTAATGTAACTTCCTGATTTGCCATTATTTAGTCCTCCTTCTTACGATAAACAGTGATACAGCCGTCCGGACACACGATGGCGCACGAAGTGCAACCAACACACGCATCAGGTACAGCTGCCTCTACATAACGGTAACCATGCACATTGACTTTTTTCTCTGCCAATGCGATGACATGCTGAGGACAAGCCTCCACACAGAGCGAGCATCCCTTGCAACGCCCGGTGTCGACTACAATAGCCCCTTTAATCTTACTCATATTCTAATTTCTTACTAATTATCTTTACCATTGGAGTAAACAAAGCTCCTGCTGTCCACATGTCGGTTGTTATGGATTGTAGTAGTCTTTGCAATAAAAGCTCATGATATCATCCAGCATCTCCTTGGCTGCTACGGCAGGGCTCTCCGGATCGAGGGCAATGGCCTCCATATAGCAGTCGAGGGCACGCTTAAAGTCACCCTGCTTGCGCCAGGCGTTACCTTGCTGATAATATTCTTCTGCTGTCATTTACTCTTTTCTTTTTAAGTTTTGCTCTGCGAAATTACTAATTTTCGGCTAAGAAAAAGAATATAAGCCTAAGATTTAAACTATATTAATGTAGTTTTTCACAAAAATGCGCACACTAGAATTCAGTGTGCAATTTTTATGAAAGATGTACATTATTTCTACTAAAATATTCTATAAAAACACAATTTGCCATTTACCGCAGTTTTTTACGATAAATGACAAGCAGTACGATTCCCCTCAACAGAAGGTAGAGAATGAAGGCCAACCACAGGGCATGATTGCCCAGAAAAGGATGCAAGCCAAAGAACAGACCGAAGAACGAAGCCGAGGCTACGGCGGTAGAACAGAGCATCGACTTAGACTGAGTGATGCCTACAAAGATGCCATCGAAGACGAATGCTGACATGCCAGACAGCGGAATCAGCACAGCCCACCAGAAATATTCGCCCGATGCAGCTATCACCTGCTTATCGCTCGTGAGCAAAGAGAGGAAATTCTCGCCACCCACTATATATAATAAGGTGAAACCTACAGCCACGACAGCTCCAAAACCCATCGTTCTTCTAACCACCTCGCGAAATGCCCCCATGTTGCGGGCTCCATAATACTTGCCGCTCAACGCCTCTGCCGCATAGGCAAAACCATCCATAAAATAAGAGAAGATGGTAAAGAGCGTCATCAGCAGCGTATTCACAGCCAGCACGATGGTACTCTCCCTGGAACCTGCCGCCGTAAAGAAGAGGTTGACCGCCACCAGACAGAGGGTGCGGAGAAAGATATCCTTATTGAGCGAGAAAAACTGCTTCAGCGGTTCGGCAGCAAAGAGATGCCGGCGATAGTCATACTTGCTTAACCGGCGATAACAGATGCGATAGAACAGACATGCCATCAGGAATCCCCACCATTGGGCTATGACTGTTCCGAGCGCCACACCTTCTACCGTCATACCGCCGACAAAGACCAGCAGCAGAGAGGCTATGATGTTCACCACATTCTGCGTCAGCGATACCATCATCGGAATGCGCGTGTTCTGCATACCGATAAACCAGCCCGTAAATCCGTAGAGTCCGAGCACTGCCGGGGCTCCCCAGATACATACATAACAGTATCTTCGTGCCAGTTCCACGACATCCGCTTCCGGCGACATCGCCCACAGTCCGCAGCCTATCAGCCATTTCTGGAGAACGAAGAACAGCACTCCTATCCCCACACCGATACTGAGAGAGCGCACCAGGAGCCTCAGCACCTCAGCCAAATCTCTCCTTCCCAAAGCCTGCGAAGTCATTCCGCTGGTTCCCATTCTCAGGAATCCGAAAAGCCAGTAGATGACATTGAACAGCATCGACCCCACGGCAATGGCTCCGATGTAAGCCGCATCGCCGATATGCCCGACGATAGCGACATCAACCAAACCCAAAAGCGGTACCGTGATATTGGATATTATCGACGGCACCGCTAATTGTAATATTCGTTTATTCAACATTAAATTTTATATTTCGCAGCCTGCTCCTCAATATAGGCAGCATCGCTGAAATAGTCGATACGCATAGCCTTGCGAACCTCATCCATGGTCTGGGCTGCAAACTCGCGGGCATCCTCGCTACCCTTCTTCAGGATATTGAATACCTCAGGAATATCCTGCTCAAACTCATGACGGCGGGCACGGATTGGGTCGAGCATCTTGTTGATGACGCTGTTCAGGAACTTCTTGCAGGTGCCGTCACCGATACCACCCTTCACATACTGCTCCTTCAACTCATCCAAAGTCTTGAACTCAGGCCAGAATTCAGCGAAGTCCTCAGGAGTAGAGAATGCCTCGAGATAGGTGAACACGGCATTGCCCTCCAGATGTCCCGGCTCTTCCATGCTCATACGTGGCTCACCATTAGACATCTTCTTCACCTTCTTCCAAACGGTCTTCTCGTCATCGCTCATATAGATGCAGTTGCCGAGACTCTTACTCATCTTCTCCTTACCGTCAGTTCCAGGAAGACGACGGCAGCAGGCAATCTCTGGAAGCAGAATCTCCGGCTCTACCAAAACAGGTGCATAAGTCTGGTTGAAGCGGCGAACCAACTCGCGGGTTACCTCCAGCATAGGCTCCTGGTCCTCACCGGCAGGCACGGTTGTAGCCTTGAAAGCGGTGATGTCGGCAGCCTGACTCACAGGATAGCAGAAGAAACCGAGCGGAATGTTTGCTTCGAAGTTACGCATCTTGATCTCAGTCTTCACGGTTGGGTTACGCTGAACACGAGATACGCTGATGAGGTTCATCAGATAGGTAGTCAACTCAGCCAACTCTGGAATCATACTCTGGATATAGAGTGTACACTTCTGTGGGTCAAGGCCCGCAGAGAGATAGTCAAGAGCCACCTCTGTAATGTTCTGGCGAATTTTCTCAGGATTGTCGGCATTATCAGTCAAAGCCTGAACATCTGCCATGAAAACGAACATTCTGTCGAAGTCGCCAGCGTTCTGAAGTTGTACTCGGCGCTGCAGAGAGCCGATGTAATGACCCAGGTGAAGTTTACCTGTAGGACGGTCGCCCGTCAATATAATCTTTCCCATTTTCTTGCAATTTATTATTATTTTTGTGCAAAGGTACAACAAAATATTGAGAAACTGCAAGAAATGGTAAAAAAATAACAAAATGAGCGGGAGAAGGAAGGGATATCAGAACGAAAAACGGGGCACCCCTTTGGATGCCCCGCCACCAATTAAAATAATTGATTGTCGCATTATAAACTTACCGTACTACTTAGCGATCATGATCGTTACACGGTTCTCTGCGTTTTCTGCAAAAGGCTGCACACGTGCACCCTTAGATTCTTCTGTAATGCGCTCTGAAGGTATATTATATTTCTTTGTCAGCATCCAAACCACAGCTGCAGCTCGCTTTGCAGCGATGCGGTCGTTGATGACGTCATTGCCTGTACCCTTGTCTGCATAGCCGGTTACTACAACCTTTGCCTCTGGGTTCTTGTTCAGGAAGTCAACCACCCCACGGATCTTAGCATCCTCAGCAGGAGCAATCTTGTAAGAATTGATGGTGAAGAAGATGTCACGGCGAATCTCCTCTACCTTCTTCTCTACAGGAGCTGGCTTAGGCTCTGGCTTAGGAGCTACATATTCCTGCTTAGGAGCTGGTGCCGGAGCAGGTTCCTCTACCGGCTTAGCCTTCTTGGTATAGCTCTTGCCCAGGTTGATGCGTACACCTGCCAGTGCATTGAAGTACCAGTCAGGGTTATCTGCCTTCTTAGAGTTGTACTTGTCTGAAATCATGTTGGCATTGCCTTCGAGCATGATGCTCACAGCCTTGCTTACCTTGAATTCCAGATCGATACCGGCTCTGCCGTATGGGCGAACCTTCTTTCCCTGCCAGAGATATTCCAGCAGATAGTTGCTCTGATTCTTGATGTTGGCAGCCAGGTCGTTTACCTCCTGGTTAGCTCCTGCCCAGTTGATACCACCACCAACGAAGGCAGTAGCGCTAAACACGCGGTTCGGGTTCCAACCACAGAAGAGGTTAGAGAGGTTGAACATGAAGTCCAAACCCGGAGCTACATATTTCCATTTGTAGCTGGCGGTATACGGAGTACCGTCCTTGGTAGCCTTGTATCCGTTCCATCCGCCCTTGCTCCAGATACCGTTAATCTGACCACGGAGTCCGAAAACAGGAGAGAACTGGTAGCCGATGGCACCCTGGAAGTTAGGAGAAAGCAGGTCTGAGAAGCTTGCCTCACCCACAGTATATTGCCCACCAGCCTGAATATCCAGGAACCAGTGGCGCTTAAACTGATATTCGTTTCCGTCCTTGTCTGTGTAGGATGCTTGCGCCATAGCGGCTGTAGAGCCGATGGCTAACATGGCTGATACCATGAATATCTTGACGGTTTTCATATAGCTTATTGTTTTAGTTTTTTCTCACGCATCTCTTTGTTGAATTCTTGTGTCATGGAGTCTTTCTTGACACCATTGATAATAGTTCTGTCACCACTGTTCGTGTCAACTATGCATAATTTCCAAGAGTCGAAGTATTTGATAGGTTTGAAGTAGAATACAGTTTTTATTTCTGGCACATTGTCATGTGCAGGTTCTATGATAGCTGTACATTTTACCTCATTGTTTTCCGCCTCACTGAACTTTATGTAGTCGATGTTATGACTTCGTATCGGCAAAGAGTTGAGGAGAACTTTCATTTTCTCCATTGCTTTGTTGTCTATCGGTTGTGGTTCTTCACCATCTGCTTCATCGTTATTTTCATAAAGCATTCCTGCAGCTTCCCCAATCTGTCCATTTTCTGCATAATTGAAGAATTGATCTACCAGTCTGATTACTTCCATGGAATCAGTATTGGTCATTTCTTTTTCGAATGCAGTAAATTTCTCAGGTTTTTCTTTAGACTTGCTTTTACAGCCAGAGATGGAAAATGAAATAAACAATAATAGCAAAACTCCTAAGAGTACTTTCTGATTCTTTTTCATGTTATGTTCTACTTTAAGAGAAAAGGCAGGCATGCTTTAAGTCATGCCTGCCTAAACTAATACTGAAAGCTTATTATTTTAAACCAGGCCTTATATTAGTGCTTTCTTGCACCTACAGATGTGGCCTTGATTGTAGCTTCTACCTCTGTCTTGATGGTACCCCACTCGTAAGTGATAGTAACAGGGAACCATGCATGGAAGGTACCTACTGTCAAACCGTTGTTGATGTAAGTGATAGTACCATACTTACCTTCGGTGATATTTTGGCCATTTACGTTTACATCATTATATACGAATTTAACCTCAGATGTGATATCGCTGAGAAGCTTTCTTTCACCATTCAAGTCTGTTTCAACCTTCTTGGTATCAATTTCAATCTTGCTAACCTTATAGTAATCGAAATAGTCAACACCCTTTGTAGCCTTGTCTACATTAAACTTATAACCACGCCAGTCAACAAAGTTCAAATTGAGCTTCTTCACGTTACCATCAGTCTCTGCATCATTGAATGCCTCGATAGAGCCATCCTTAACAGTGATTGGACGGAGGAACTTCACATTGAATGTGTTGTTCTCTACAGGTACGTTGATATTATCACAGAGGGTAGCCTTTACTGCAACTTTGGCAGTCAATGTATTAGCCAAGTCTGTTGGGGCATACTTATTCAAGAGTTCCTTAGCTACAGCTGTAGTGGCTAAAGTAACAACTCCATTCTCGATAGATGCTACCATATTTGTTGCGTTCTGTGAAGCCTTTCCTGCAACTGAATACAACTTATGGGCATCTTCCTCACCAGCATAGAGCTTATAACCATCAACAAATACGATATCTGCCTTAAGGTTGTCATTCAAGTCTTTATAAGCACCTGTCAACTTAGCTACTGCAAGCTTGTTGCCATTGAGACCCTTCTTGATGTCGAATTCATACTTGTCTGTATTGTCAGCAGCTACAAGCTGAACATTGCCATGGATTTCATCATAACCAGAACCTGCCTCTGCGTTATTTGCAGCATACCAGTTACCCTTAATCTTGTTCTCTGTGTTAGAGAAAGATGTCTTTGGATCATTATTGATAGCATCTGGGTTCCATGTGAATGTAATCAAGATGTGCTCATACTTAGCGGTATTATCACTCTTCAAGCT
This Segatella copri DSM 18205 DNA region includes the following protein-coding sequences:
- a CDS encoding site-specific DNA-methyltransferase is translated as MNKYELAKKINELEGLTNDEKSELFQLLRSKKKYGLVWEDKPEDIEQRMLDDQPVLVEVPERAILSDDAEAPNHILIEGDNLEALTALSYTHAGKIDVIYIDPPYNTGNKDFKYNDAYVDKEDAYYNSKWLSFMNKRLKIAKSLLKEDGVIFISIGDDEVSQLKILCDEIFSRQCLGFLPRIAKSGSKQGTYFRPTKDYILVYCKNTEMVKGFHTKEFQVKEYPLVDENGRNFRKAHSLFQASLDPLRGCKNQRYYIEAPDGTLILPPGHTMPLENEDAAHIAPATRADKVWRWSYQSYLAKKDRIMFSESKKSPLIDSYGNHTDWNVYEKKYEDEETDGDIDYNLPDDVIYDYLNSSATTYLNNMGIDFPFSKPWELIAYLIAITEKPSDITVLDFFAGSATTLDAIMKMNDGDGGHRKGILATNNENNICEEVAHPRIYKVINGYTTIKGHTQVPGLTRNNLRYYKTKFVPRDKSPKNLRNLMALSTDMLCIHNDTYIEKPFAGKNINNKIARYFESNDGTKRMLVIYRAEAIQALVELMKEEFKNAESKENGKLMVYVFSPNGYAYDDEFEDVADCVSLCAMPDAVLNAYRRVLPKKRQAQLLDDVAEETDSEARTVEESDLFQNQTYTMAASEIKDNREGGDE
- a CDS encoding 2-oxoacid:acceptor oxidoreductase family protein, with amino-acid sequence MKTEIIISGFGGQGVLSMGKILAYSGLMEDKEVTWMPAYGPEQRGGTANVTVIVSDSRISSPILSHYDVAIVLNQPSLDKFEPKIKPGGILIYDGYGVMNPPQRKDITIYRIDAMDKAAEMKNSKVFNMIVLGGLLKVCPVVSTDGLNKALYKSLPERHHGLIPLNMQAVEEGMKIIEKVD
- a CDS encoding thiamine pyrophosphate-dependent enzyme, giving the protein MNDIISPENLVYKKPTLMNDTPMHYCPGCSHGVVHKLVAEVIEEMGMEDKTVGVCPVGCAVFAYRYLDIDWQEAAHGRAPAVATGIKRLWPDRLVFTYQGDGDLACIGTCETIHALNRGEHIAIIFINNAIYGMTGGQMAPTTLLGQKTATCPYGREADLHGYPLNITELASHLQGTCYVTRQSVETVASIKKAKKAIRKAFEASMQGKGSSLVEIVSTCNSGWKLSPVEANKWMEENMFKQYPKGDLKDTTNM
- a CDS encoding 3-methyl-2-oxobutanoate dehydrogenase subunit VorB; amino-acid sequence: MANQEVTLMKGNEAIAHACIRCGVDGFFGYPITPQSEIIETLALLKPWETSGMVVLQAESEVAAINMVYGGAGAGKRVITTSSSPGVALMQEGISYMAGAEIPGVIVNVQRGGPGLGTIQPSQSDYFQATRGGGNGDYNVIVLAPASVQEMADFVDLAFTLAFKYRNPAMILSDGVIGQMMEKVVLPPVKPRRTEEEIAKECPWATIGRPKNRPVNIMTSLELKPEVMEERNIALQEKYRKIRETEVRYETEQMDDADYVIVAFGSAARIAEKSIESAREQGIKVGLFRPITLWPFPEKEIHELAKTKKGILVVEINAGQMVQDVRLAVNGQTPVEHFGRLGGIVPEPEEIVEALKQLTVNS
- a CDS encoding 4Fe-4S binding protein yields the protein MSKIKGAIVVDTGRCKGCSLCVEACPQHVIALAEKKVNVHGYRYVEAAVPDACVGCTSCAIVCPDGCITVYRKKED
- a CDS encoding tetratricopeptide repeat protein → MTAEEYYQQGNAWRKQGDFKRALDCYMEAIALDPESPAVAAKEMLDDIMSFYCKDYYNP
- a CDS encoding MATE family efflux transporter, with protein sequence MLNKRILQLAVPSIISNITVPLLGLVDVAIVGHIGDAAYIGAIAVGSMLFNVIYWLFGFLRMGTSGMTSQALGRRDLAEVLRLLVRSLSIGVGIGVLFFVLQKWLIGCGLWAMSPEADVVELARRYCYVCIWGAPAVLGLYGFTGWFIGMQNTRIPMMVSLTQNVVNIIASLLLVFVGGMTVEGVALGTVIAQWWGFLMACLFYRICYRRLSKYDYRRHLFAAEPLKQFFSLNKDIFLRTLCLVAVNLFFTAAGSRESTIVLAVNTLLMTLFTIFSYFMDGFAYAAEALSGKYYGARNMGAFREVVRRTMGFGAVVAVGFTLLYIVGGENFLSLLTSDKQVIAASGEYFWWAVLIPLSGMSAFVFDGIFVGITQSKSMLCSTAVASASFFGLFFGLHPFLGNHALWLAFILYLLLRGIVLLVIYRKKLR
- the trpS gene encoding tryptophan--tRNA ligase, which gives rise to MGKIILTGDRPTGKLHLGHYIGSLQRRVQLQNAGDFDRMFVFMADVQALTDNADNPEKIRQNITEVALDYLSAGLDPQKCTLYIQSMIPELAELTTYLMNLISVSRVQRNPTVKTEIKMRNFEANIPLGFFCYPVSQAADITAFKATTVPAGEDQEPMLEVTRELVRRFNQTYAPVLVEPEILLPEIACCRRLPGTDGKEKMSKSLGNCIYMSDDEKTVWKKVKKMSNGEPRMSMEEPGHLEGNAVFTYLEAFSTPEDFAEFWPEFKTLDELKEQYVKGGIGDGTCKKFLNSVINKMLDPIRARRHEFEQDIPEVFNILKKGSEDAREFAAQTMDEVRKAMRIDYFSDAAYIEEQAAKYKI
- a CDS encoding OmpA family protein encodes the protein MKTVKIFMVSAMLAIGSTAAMAQASYTDKDGNEYQFKRHWFLDIQAGGQYTVGEASFSDLLSPNFQGAIGYQFSPVFGLRGQINGIWSKGGWNGYKATKDGTPYTASYKWKYVAPGLDFMFNLSNLFCGWNPNRVFSATAFVGGGINWAGANQEVNDLAANIKNQSNYLLEYLWQGKKVRPYGRAGIDLEFKVSKAVSIMLEGNANMISDKYNSKKADNPDWYFNALAGVRINLGKSYTKKAKPVEEPAPAPAPKQEYVAPKPEPKPAPVEKKVEEIRRDIFFTINSYKIAPAEDAKIRGVVDFLNKNPEAKVVVTGYADKGTGNDVINDRIAAKRAAAVVWMLTKKYNIPSERITEESKGARVQPFAENAENRVTIMIAK